A stretch of the Porifericola rhodea genome encodes the following:
- a CDS encoding SulP family inorganic anion transporter — protein MLTINPDEVPPKGWKGLKQYWKNDLTAALSVALVALPLALGIAVAAGVPPVSGLISVVIGGVVTTFIRGSHVGINGPANALIVVAIEAIDKLGGPGESGVPYAMAAFVMAGVIQLILGMLKLGKLANLVPAAAIQGMLAAIGLIILGTQIHTALGVESEANSTLGMLIEIPKNILKLNPFILFISAACLLMLICYPKIDNKYVKYIPAPMWVLFIAIPLYYAFKPLSQMIGKESWMVIDENYLVQIPAQLTQGLFFPDFSKIDQPIFWLMVVLIAVVLSLESLVSSKAVDKLDPYKRKTDLDRDLLGIGVASIVSAFLGGLPITIVIARSSVNINHGAKTRWSNMMHGLIVLVFVVAFSAYPFCCLGCNFNFCRL, from the coding sequence ATGTTAACAATTAACCCTGATGAAGTGCCACCGAAAGGGTGGAAAGGATTAAAACAATATTGGAAAAACGATCTGACCGCAGCCTTAAGTGTTGCCTTAGTAGCGCTACCCCTGGCACTAGGAATTGCCGTAGCTGCCGGTGTCCCTCCCGTTTCCGGTCTTATATCTGTTGTTATAGGTGGTGTAGTTACCACATTTATTAGAGGAAGCCATGTTGGAATAAACGGCCCTGCCAATGCCCTCATTGTAGTAGCCATAGAAGCCATAGACAAGTTGGGAGGGCCTGGCGAGTCGGGGGTTCCTTATGCGATGGCTGCCTTTGTTATGGCTGGTGTCATTCAGCTAATTTTAGGAATGCTCAAATTGGGTAAGTTGGCCAATCTGGTGCCCGCTGCTGCTATACAAGGCATGTTAGCAGCTATTGGTTTAATCATATTAGGAACGCAAATCCATACAGCACTGGGTGTAGAAAGTGAAGCAAATTCCACTTTAGGCATGCTCATAGAAATTCCTAAGAATATTCTTAAGCTTAATCCATTTATACTGTTTATTTCTGCAGCCTGCCTGTTGATGCTTATTTGTTATCCTAAAATAGACAACAAGTATGTCAAATATATACCAGCCCCCATGTGGGTGTTGTTTATTGCTATTCCATTGTATTACGCGTTTAAGCCACTTTCCCAAATGATTGGCAAAGAGTCATGGATGGTAATAGATGAAAACTATCTGGTACAAATCCCTGCTCAGCTCACTCAGGGTTTGTTTTTTCCTGACTTTTCAAAAATAGATCAGCCCATATTCTGGCTTATGGTTGTACTGATTGCCGTAGTGCTCAGTCTTGAATCTTTGGTAAGCTCCAAGGCTGTAGATAAGCTGGACCCTTACAAAAGGAAAACAGATTTGGACCGCGACCTGCTAGGGATTGGTGTAGCCAGTATTGTGTCAGCCTTTTTAGGAGGCTTACCCATTACTATTGTAATCGCACGAAGTTCTGTAAATATTAACCACGGTGCTAAAACCCGCTGGTCTAATATGATGCATGGGCTTATAGTGCTGGTTTTTGTTGTGGCTTTTTCAGCTTATCCCTTTTGCTGCCTTGGCTGTAATTTTAATTTTTGCAGGCTATAA
- a CDS encoding acetylxylan esterase, protein MLKKLLLLVLLAFPLVLWAQPRQQMVQVVVSPDHDDWMYQTGEQVNFTLQVLKNGNPINGIEVSYKISPDMMPVRESKTITINNGEYEVKAGSLKNPGFLRCIAKVEIEGKTYEGKATAAISPLEIQPTVKEPDDFWDFWMQAKTEAANIPLEPVLTLMPERCTDKVNVYHVSINNFHERAKVYGILSIPKAEGSYPAILNVPGAGVRPYHGDISMAEKGVITFQIGIHGIPVNLPAELYDNLRYGALNGYWNANLDDKDDYYYKRVYLGCVKAIDLIESLDEYNGKLAVEGGSQGGALAVITTALDERVQYYVSYYPALSDMVGYLHGRAGGWPHMFAEYKEQPSEADPNEANTSSYYDVVNFARHIKVPGYFSWGYNDQVCPPTTTYSVYNVVTAPKQLLVAQETAHWRYPEQVEKTDQWLLEQLGVKKTALK, encoded by the coding sequence ATGTTAAAAAAACTTCTCTTGCTGGTTCTTCTGGCATTTCCTCTTGTATTGTGGGCACAACCACGTCAGCAAATGGTCCAGGTAGTAGTGTCCCCTGATCACGACGACTGGATGTATCAAACCGGAGAGCAGGTAAACTTTACTCTTCAGGTACTCAAAAATGGCAACCCTATCAATGGTATTGAAGTCAGCTACAAAATTTCACCGGATATGATGCCGGTTAGGGAAAGTAAAACAATCACAATTAATAACGGTGAGTACGAAGTAAAGGCAGGTAGTTTGAAAAACCCTGGCTTTTTGAGGTGCATAGCTAAAGTTGAAATAGAGGGTAAAACTTATGAAGGAAAGGCTACTGCTGCCATCAGTCCTTTGGAAATACAGCCCACTGTTAAAGAGCCGGATGATTTTTGGGATTTCTGGATGCAGGCTAAAACAGAGGCGGCTAACATACCGCTTGAGCCAGTACTTACCCTAATGCCAGAGCGCTGCACAGACAAGGTAAATGTGTACCATGTAAGCATTAACAATTTTCATGAGAGAGCTAAAGTATATGGCATCTTAAGTATACCAAAAGCTGAAGGTTCGTACCCTGCGATCTTAAATGTACCTGGAGCAGGTGTAAGGCCCTATCATGGAGATATCTCTATGGCAGAAAAAGGCGTGATCACTTTTCAAATTGGTATACATGGCATACCGGTAAACCTACCGGCAGAGCTATATGACAATCTTCGCTATGGCGCTCTTAATGGCTATTGGAATGCCAATCTGGATGACAAAGATGACTATTACTACAAAAGAGTATACCTCGGCTGTGTAAAAGCAATTGACCTGATTGAGAGCCTGGATGAATACAACGGTAAACTTGCTGTAGAAGGTGGAAGTCAGGGAGGAGCACTTGCGGTAATTACCACTGCCCTGGATGAAAGAGTTCAATACTATGTTTCCTACTACCCAGCTTTGAGCGATATGGTAGGGTACTTACACGGAAGAGCAGGTGGATGGCCTCATATGTTTGCAGAATATAAAGAACAGCCTTCAGAAGCGGACCCTAATGAAGCAAATACATCCAGTTACTATGATGTAGTAAATTTTGCAAGGCATATTAAAGTCCCTGGCTATTTTTCTTGGGGATATAACGACCAGGTCTGCCCCCCTACTACCACTTATTCGGTATACAATGTAGTAACTGCCCCGAAGCAATTGCTGGTAGCTCAGGAAACTGCCCATTGGCGCTATCCGGAGCAGGTTGAAAAAACAGACCAGTGGCTATTAGAGCAATTAGGTGTTAAAAAGACTGCACTTAAATAA
- a CDS encoding elongation factor G: MKVYDNQHIKNVVLLGSPKSGKTTLAETMLFEAGLLNRRGTVETHNTVSDFHDIEHQRENSIYATPLHTEWRGYKINIIDTPGLDDFIGEIVSSVRVADTCVLTINAQNGVEVGTEIIWNYINQFRKPSIIAINQLDHNKADFESSLESLKSSLGDAVALMQYPFNPGEGFNAIIDLLKMTMYEFPEEGGRPKKLPIPKSEKEKAEQLHNELVEKAAINDEALMELYFEQGNLDEDQLRKGLRLGMLKHDVFPVFCISAKQNMGSGRLMGFIDNVAPSATDLSSITTEEGEPYECKADGKVSLFIFKTMIEPYLGKISFFKVCSGEVSLGMDLINAETGTTERLNQLFIMDGSERHPVQKLLAGDIGATVKLKDSSTNHTLHEPGYPVKLAPMIFPEPRIRVAIVAESKNDEEKLSEVIKDLHEEDPTLNIEFSKELKQLILSAQGELHLSITQWRLEHIYNLKIHYEDPRISYRETIQKQSNANYRHKKQSGGAGQFAEVSMTILPYTEGMDDPSGFNIRDKQVIKLAWGGKLIFYNCIVGGVIDARFIPSILKGVMEKMEDGPITGSYVRDVCVLVHDGKMHAVDSNDISFKIAGLQAFKRAFLNADPKIMEPVNDLKVMVPEELMGEVITDLQTRRALITGINTKNQYQLIQAKVPLKEITHYSSALKSITQGRASFSTQFSEYAPVPFELQKQLMNQQTLVEA; encoded by the coding sequence ATGAAAGTGTACGACAACCAACACATCAAGAATGTAGTCTTGTTGGGCAGTCCCAAGTCCGGCAAAACTACACTGGCAGAAACCATGTTGTTTGAAGCCGGACTGCTTAACCGACGTGGTACTGTAGAAACTCATAACACAGTTTCTGATTTCCATGACATTGAGCACCAAAGAGAAAATTCAATCTATGCCACACCTCTGCACACCGAATGGAGAGGTTACAAGATCAACATCATTGACACTCCGGGACTGGACGATTTTATTGGTGAAATAGTCTCCTCAGTGAGAGTAGCTGATACCTGTGTGCTTACTATCAACGCTCAAAATGGAGTAGAAGTAGGCACTGAAATTATCTGGAACTACATTAATCAGTTTCGAAAACCTAGCATTATTGCAATCAACCAGCTAGACCACAACAAAGCTGACTTTGAATCTAGTCTGGAGTCTTTAAAAAGTAGCTTAGGGGATGCTGTAGCCCTCATGCAGTACCCATTTAATCCAGGTGAGGGTTTTAACGCAATCATTGATCTCCTTAAAATGACCATGTATGAGTTTCCTGAAGAAGGAGGACGCCCAAAAAAATTACCAATTCCCAAGTCAGAAAAAGAAAAAGCCGAACAACTTCACAATGAGTTGGTAGAAAAAGCAGCTATCAATGATGAAGCTTTAATGGAGTTGTACTTTGAGCAAGGTAATCTTGATGAAGATCAGCTTCGTAAGGGCTTACGTTTAGGAATGCTTAAACATGATGTATTTCCGGTATTCTGTATTTCTGCCAAACAAAACATGGGTAGTGGCCGCCTGATGGGTTTTATAGATAACGTAGCACCCAGTGCTACTGACCTTAGCAGTATTACTACTGAAGAAGGTGAACCTTATGAATGCAAAGCTGATGGAAAAGTCAGCTTATTTATTTTTAAGACTATGATAGAGCCTTATCTGGGCAAAATATCATTCTTTAAGGTATGCTCTGGAGAAGTGAGTCTGGGCATGGATCTAATAAATGCAGAAACCGGTACAACCGAAAGGTTAAACCAGCTATTTATCATGGACGGCAGCGAGCGTCACCCTGTGCAAAAACTACTTGCCGGAGATATAGGAGCTACTGTAAAGCTTAAAGACAGCAGCACTAACCATACACTACATGAACCGGGCTACCCAGTTAAACTGGCTCCTATGATCTTTCCTGAACCCAGAATTAGGGTAGCCATAGTAGCAGAAAGTAAAAATGATGAAGAGAAACTCAGCGAAGTCATTAAAGATCTGCATGAAGAAGACCCAACCCTTAACATTGAGTTTTCTAAAGAATTGAAGCAACTCATTCTGTCTGCTCAGGGAGAGCTTCATCTCTCTATAACGCAATGGAGGCTGGAGCATATTTATAACCTGAAAATACACTATGAGGATCCCAGAATATCCTACAGAGAGACTATACAGAAACAGTCAAATGCTAATTACCGGCACAAAAAACAATCTGGAGGGGCTGGACAGTTTGCCGAGGTAAGTATGACCATTCTCCCTTATACCGAAGGTATGGATGACCCTTCTGGATTTAATATCCGCGATAAGCAGGTAATAAAACTGGCTTGGGGAGGCAAACTGATATTTTACAATTGTATTGTCGGTGGAGTAATTGATGCTCGGTTTATACCTTCTATTCTTAAAGGAGTTATGGAAAAAATGGAAGATGGTCCTATTACGGGTTCTTATGTACGTGATGTTTGCGTCTTGGTCCACGATGGTAAAATGCACGCAGTAGACTCTAATGACATCTCCTTTAAAATTGCTGGGCTACAGGCTTTTAAAAGAGCTTTTCTAAATGCTGATCCTAAAATAATGGAGCCGGTAAATGACCTGAAAGTGATGGTTCCCGAAGAATTAATGGGTGAAGTAATAACCGACTTACAAACCCGAAGAGCGCTAATTACTGGAATCAATACTAAAAATCAATACCAGTTAATTCAGGCTAAAGTTCCTCTTAAAGAAATAACGCACTATAGCAGCGCGCTAAAATCTATCACACAGGGGCGCGCCAGTTTTAGTACACAGTTTTCAGAATACGCACCCGTACCATTTGAACTTCAGAAACAGCTGATGAACCAGCAAACCTTAGTTGAGGCTTAA
- a CDS encoding CHRD domain-containing protein: MYKNYYKGIRSFTTWSLALCAMLFVWSCEEEDEGIGEAPIEGAITYILDERNTSGVNGFIKFYEEEGNTVALIKLAGLEDGQMYPAHIHANSAVETGDVEVTFTPVDGSRGESLTTLENLSLEDIENYDGYVNVHLSESDLTVIAQADIGGNELSGDSKTYDLGLMTEDSISGTLLMEKRKNGFTKATITLENTPNGGSHPAHIHQNTAAEGGGIAISFNPVNGSTGVSVTNIRSFDDGGEVMYDDLLEYDGYVNVHLSADNLGTVVSQGDIGQNELNGNEITYTLFERAVDGISGEITFAERNNKEVLATIMLEGTPEGGSHPAHIHQNSYVESGAIALTFNPVNGTTGMSKTNLTFFDNGDSAKYETIVDYDGYVNVHLSADALGTIVAQGDIGGNELTGESVTYDLGERAVEGISGTAILAERKNGNSLLTISLDGTPEGGQHPSHIHANTAAEGGGIVVSLSNVNGTTGISMTTIRQFDDGSEVSYADLLDYDGYINVHLSSNDLGTIVAQGDIGQNQLTGTSVSYPLAEVEGSGVSGTATFYERNSGYTLVMLDVEGTNALDNHPAHIHYNSAEEGGEIAISLMNVVGEDGISRTNVVALDNNKEITYNDLTEFDGYINIHQSALNLATIVAQGDIGANAAE, translated from the coding sequence ATGTACAAAAACTATTACAAGGGAATCCGTTCCTTCACAACCTGGTCTTTAGCACTTTGTGCCATGCTGTTTGTGTGGTCATGCGAAGAAGAGGATGAAGGAATAGGTGAAGCTCCTATAGAAGGTGCTATTACTTACATTCTTGATGAAAGAAACACATCAGGTGTAAATGGCTTTATCAAGTTTTATGAAGAAGAAGGAAATACCGTTGCACTGATTAAACTGGCAGGTCTAGAAGATGGACAGATGTATCCTGCACATATTCATGCAAACTCTGCCGTAGAAACAGGAGATGTTGAGGTAACTTTTACTCCAGTAGATGGTAGCAGAGGGGAGAGCCTTACTACTCTGGAAAATCTTAGCCTGGAGGATATAGAGAACTACGATGGCTATGTGAATGTACACTTGAGTGAAAGTGATCTGACAGTTATTGCTCAGGCAGACATTGGTGGTAACGAACTTAGTGGTGATTCTAAAACTTATGATTTAGGTCTTATGACCGAGGACAGCATTAGCGGTACTTTACTCATGGAAAAAAGGAAAAATGGCTTTACTAAAGCCACCATTACATTAGAAAATACTCCTAATGGTGGATCACATCCTGCGCATATTCATCAGAACACAGCTGCTGAAGGTGGTGGAATAGCTATTTCATTTAATCCTGTAAATGGAAGCACAGGTGTTAGTGTTACCAACATTCGCTCTTTTGATGATGGTGGAGAAGTAATGTATGATGATCTGCTGGAATATGATGGCTATGTAAATGTGCATTTAAGTGCAGACAATCTGGGCACCGTGGTATCGCAGGGTGACATCGGACAGAATGAGTTGAATGGTAACGAAATCACTTACACACTGTTTGAAAGAGCCGTTGATGGTATTTCTGGAGAAATCACTTTTGCCGAGAGAAATAATAAAGAGGTCCTTGCTACTATTATGTTGGAGGGTACGCCTGAGGGTGGATCACATCCTGCGCATATCCACCAAAACTCTTATGTTGAAAGTGGCGCTATTGCACTTACCTTTAATCCGGTAAATGGAACAACTGGTATGAGTAAGACCAATCTTACTTTCTTTGACAATGGTGATTCTGCTAAATATGAGACGATTGTTGATTACGATGGTTATGTAAATGTACATTTGAGTGCGGATGCTTTAGGAACCATTGTTGCCCAAGGTGATATCGGTGGTAACGAACTTACCGGCGAATCTGTAACCTATGATTTGGGTGAACGTGCTGTTGAAGGTATCAGTGGTACTGCAATACTCGCAGAACGCAAAAATGGTAACTCTTTGCTAACTATCAGCTTGGACGGTACACCAGAAGGAGGGCAGCACCCATCGCACATACATGCAAACACAGCAGCAGAAGGTGGTGGTATTGTTGTTTCTTTGAGTAATGTAAACGGTACTACCGGAATTAGCATGACTACCATACGACAGTTTGATGATGGCAGCGAAGTCTCTTATGCTGATCTGCTGGATTACGATGGATATATTAATGTGCATTTAAGCTCCAACGATCTGGGCACCATCGTAGCCCAGGGAGACATTGGACAGAATCAGTTAACCGGAACTTCAGTAAGCTATCCACTAGCCGAAGTAGAAGGTTCAGGTGTTAGCGGAACGGCTACTTTCTACGAAAGGAATAGTGGTTATACTTTAGTGATGCTGGATGTAGAAGGCACTAATGCTCTGGACAATCATCCTGCGCATATCCACTATAATTCTGCGGAAGAAGGTGGAGAAATTGCTATCAGTTTAATGAATGTAGTTGGTGAAGATGGTATAAGCCGTACCAATGTAGTAGCTTTGGATAATAACAAAGAAATCACCTACAATGATTTAACTGAGTTTGACGGATATATAAATATCCACCAGAGTGCTCTAAACTTGGCTACTATTGTAGCTCAGGGAGATATTGGCGCTAATGCTGCTGAGTAA
- a CDS encoding DUF1835 domain-containing protein, translating to MKFHILNGDALAEQLDRTKITGKRIIFRECLIEGNVQAPDQNTFWDKRATFISKCYSISKNEYMQKTKAEFEQLLDVPENSTIYLWFERDLFCQANLWFAVHYLYQLIKERNLYPFLVLPTHERWTGFGEMDEAELNKAYDLKLVLYAKDLKFFADMWSAYRDHQLEEMKQLAYLNSKRYPYITDVVDAHIARYPDNGEPGRPYQLTKQIIEELESQKFGEVFQEFCRRAGIYGFGDLQFRKIFNQVLQEMP from the coding sequence ATGAAATTCCACATACTCAACGGGGATGCCCTGGCAGAACAGCTAGATAGGACAAAGATCACAGGTAAGCGTATTATTTTTAGAGAATGCCTGATTGAGGGAAATGTTCAAGCGCCTGACCAGAATACTTTCTGGGATAAGAGAGCAACTTTTATTAGTAAGTGCTACTCTATCTCTAAAAATGAGTACATGCAAAAAACTAAAGCTGAGTTTGAACAGCTTCTGGACGTTCCGGAAAATAGTACTATTTACCTTTGGTTTGAGAGAGATTTATTTTGTCAGGCAAATTTATGGTTTGCCGTACATTATTTATATCAACTTATTAAAGAAAGAAATCTTTACCCTTTTCTTGTTTTGCCAACTCATGAACGCTGGACTGGTTTTGGTGAGATGGATGAAGCTGAATTAAACAAGGCTTATGACCTTAAACTTGTACTCTACGCCAAAGACCTGAAATTCTTTGCAGATATGTGGAGTGCATACCGCGATCACCAATTAGAAGAAATGAAACAGCTAGCTTATCTCAACAGCAAAAGATACCCCTATATCACCGATGTGGTAGATGCTCATATAGCCAGATACCCCGATAATGGTGAACCCGGAAGGCCTTATCAGCTAACTAAACAAATTATAGAAGAGTTGGAAAGTCAAAAATTTGGAGAGGTATTTCAGGAATTTTGTCGCCGTGCCGGTATTTATGGTTTTGGCGACTTACAATTTAGAAAAATCTTCAATCAGGTTCTTCAGGAGATGCCATAA
- the aceE gene encoding pyruvate dehydrogenase (acetyl-transferring), homodimeric type, whose translation MPKQELKEIYEFENQEWLSSLDYILENESPERAKEILQKLREKAEANGVQLHDKVTTPYINTIAVDEEEDYPGNLDIENTLSNLIRWNALAMVVRANRNSSGIGGHISTYASSSTLFEVGFQHFFRGLDDESGGDFIYFQGHASPGVYARSFLEGRLSEKNLENFRRELASKDGLSSYPHPRLMPDYWSFPTVSMGLTAVQAIYHARFIKYLEDRKIKDQKQQKIWAFLGDGEMDEPESVGALANASREKLDNLIFVVSCNLQRLDGPVRGNYKVIQELEGIFKGAGWNVIKVVWGDKWDALLKKDKSGKLVERLNKVIDGQFQLYTVKGGKYMREDFFGTSEELKALVEDMSDEELSELNRGGHDPKKIYNAYKKATEYKDGPTVILAQTIKGYGLGKAGEASNVTHKRKKLDENELKDYRDRFNLPISDKEIGEAPFYRPKKSSDEIKYLLERREKLGGLIPKRITKTDKLKAPDDKAFKEYREGAGEREVATTMVMVQMMSKLMRDKNIGDMIVPIVPDESRTFGMDALFRKYGIYSHIGQQYEPVDKDSLMYYKESETGAILEEGITEAGSISTFIAAGTAYSNHKINTIPFYFFYSMFGFQRTGDFIWAAADARARGFLIGGTSGRTTLPGEGLQHQDGQSHLLAYPLPNLKAYDPTFAFELAVIVKEGIRRMYEEQEDIFYYITITNDNYKMPPMPEGVEEGILKGMYVYQRSSKNSKKKAHLLGSGAILQEVLKAAEVLEKEYSIAADVWSITSYKELYHNAMDVERHNRLHPSDTKQNYIQECTEEEDGVFVAASDYLKALPYSIAQWFPKPFISLGTDGFGRSDARPELRDFFEVDHRHIVLSALYGLLNEGKIKKNTYEKAMQKLEIDADKLNPDSY comes from the coding sequence ATGCCCAAACAGGAGCTTAAAGAAATTTACGAATTTGAAAACCAGGAATGGCTTAGTTCCTTAGACTATATTCTTGAAAACGAGAGCCCTGAACGGGCTAAAGAAATCCTTCAAAAACTTAGAGAAAAAGCTGAGGCCAACGGCGTGCAACTGCATGATAAGGTTACTACGCCTTACATCAACACCATAGCAGTTGATGAAGAAGAGGATTACCCCGGCAATCTGGATATTGAAAATACTTTAAGCAATTTAATTCGCTGGAATGCACTAGCTATGGTGGTTAGGGCGAACAGAAACTCTAGTGGAATTGGTGGTCATATTTCAACCTATGCCTCTTCATCTACACTTTTTGAAGTAGGTTTTCAGCATTTTTTTCGGGGATTGGATGACGAAAGTGGCGGGGACTTTATCTACTTTCAGGGCCATGCCTCTCCCGGTGTATATGCTCGCTCATTTTTAGAAGGTAGACTTAGCGAGAAAAATTTAGAAAATTTTCGTAGAGAACTTGCCAGCAAAGATGGGCTTTCCTCCTACCCTCACCCTCGCCTAATGCCCGATTACTGGAGTTTTCCTACCGTATCTATGGGTCTTACGGCGGTGCAGGCCATTTATCATGCTCGCTTTATTAAGTATCTGGAAGACCGCAAGATAAAAGATCAAAAGCAACAAAAAATATGGGCCTTTCTGGGTGATGGCGAAATGGATGAGCCTGAGTCTGTAGGAGCACTGGCCAACGCCAGCCGAGAGAAGTTGGATAACCTCATTTTTGTTGTCAGCTGTAACCTACAGCGACTTGATGGCCCTGTAAGAGGAAATTATAAAGTAATACAGGAGCTGGAAGGTATTTTTAAAGGAGCAGGCTGGAACGTTATCAAGGTGGTTTGGGGAGACAAGTGGGATGCGCTGCTAAAAAAAGATAAAAGTGGAAAATTGGTAGAACGTCTTAATAAAGTTATAGACGGACAGTTTCAGCTCTATACAGTTAAAGGTGGCAAATACATGCGAGAAGACTTCTTCGGTACATCCGAAGAGTTAAAAGCCTTGGTAGAAGACATGTCAGACGAAGAGCTGAGTGAACTTAATCGTGGTGGTCACGACCCAAAAAAAATATATAACGCATACAAAAAAGCTACTGAGTATAAAGATGGACCTACTGTAATTCTGGCACAAACTATTAAAGGTTATGGCTTGGGTAAAGCTGGAGAGGCCAGTAATGTAACTCATAAAAGGAAGAAGCTGGATGAAAACGAACTTAAAGATTATCGTGACCGCTTTAACTTGCCTATATCTGACAAAGAAATAGGTGAAGCTCCCTTCTATCGTCCCAAAAAAAGTAGTGATGAAATTAAATATCTGCTAGAAAGAAGGGAAAAACTTGGTGGGCTGATCCCCAAAAGAATTACTAAAACCGACAAGCTTAAAGCACCAGATGATAAAGCCTTTAAAGAATATCGTGAAGGAGCCGGAGAGCGTGAGGTAGCTACTACTATGGTAATGGTACAGATGATGTCTAAGCTGATGAGAGATAAAAACATTGGCGATATGATCGTGCCTATCGTTCCTGATGAGTCTCGTACTTTTGGCATGGATGCCCTTTTCCGTAAGTATGGTATCTATTCGCACATAGGCCAGCAATACGAGCCGGTAGATAAAGACAGTCTGATGTACTATAAAGAGTCAGAAACCGGAGCCATATTGGAGGAAGGTATCACTGAAGCAGGTTCTATATCAACATTTATTGCTGCTGGCACTGCTTATTCTAACCATAAAATCAATACAATTCCTTTCTACTTTTTCTACTCTATGTTTGGCTTCCAGCGTACCGGAGATTTTATATGGGCCGCCGCTGATGCCAGAGCCAGAGGCTTTTTAATTGGCGGCACATCAGGTAGAACTACTTTGCCGGGCGAGGGTCTGCAACATCAGGATGGGCAAAGTCATTTACTGGCGTACCCCCTACCTAACTTAAAAGCTTATGACCCTACATTTGCATTTGAGCTGGCAGTTATTGTAAAAGAGGGGATTCGCAGAATGTACGAAGAGCAGGAAGATATCTTCTACTATATTACCATAACGAATGACAATTACAAAATGCCTCCTATGCCGGAAGGTGTAGAAGAAGGTATTCTTAAAGGGATGTACGTATACCAGCGCTCTTCAAAAAACAGCAAAAAGAAGGCACACCTACTGGGTAGCGGAGCTATACTACAGGAAGTGCTTAAAGCCGCAGAAGTATTAGAGAAAGAATACAGCATAGCCGCCGATGTCTGGAGTATAACTAGTTACAAGGAGCTATACCATAATGCTATGGATGTTGAAAGACATAACCGTCTGCACCCCTCAGACACGAAACAGAACTACATTCAGGAATGTACAGAGGAGGAAGATGGCGTATTTGTAGCTGCATCGGACTACCTTAAGGCTTTACCCTATTCTATTGCTCAGTGGTTTCCTAAACCATTTATCAGCCTGGGTACCGATGGTTTCGGACGTAGTGATGCTCGTCCTGAGTTGAGAGACTTTTTTGAAGTGGACCATCGTCATATTGTATTGTCAGCTTTATATGGCTTACTGAACGAAGGTAAGATTAAGAAAAATACCTACGAAAAAGCAATGCAAAAGCTTGAAATTGATGCTGATAAGCTTAATCCAGATTCATATTAA